A window of Sutcliffiella cohnii contains these coding sequences:
- a CDS encoding cysteine desulfurase family protein, with protein MEPIYLDHAATSPMHPLVVESMVEVMNDTFGNPSSIHSFGRKSRHLVDEARSIAARSIGAQENEIVFTSGGTEADNLAIIGAARANATRGKHIITTTVEHHAVLHACEQLEREGFTVTYLPVNDKGVISLTDLKKALTNETILVTIMYGNNEVGSIQPIHEIGELLKDHPAYFHTDAVQAFGLVNINVQDLKIDFLSMSGHKINGPKGVGFLYARTGISFLPQTFGGEQERKRRAGTENVPGIVGLAKAIQLSMEESEGKQKQFESFKQEMTRIWNEEEVPFTINGSESHSLPHVLNVHFPGTNVESMLVNLDLAGISVSSGSACTAGSIDPSHVLVAMFGSDSEKIASSIRFSFGYGNDMEQIQKAARETAKIVKRLTTRK; from the coding sequence ATGGAACCTATTTATTTAGATCATGCAGCAACATCGCCTATGCATCCATTAGTTGTTGAAAGTATGGTGGAGGTAATGAATGACACGTTTGGTAACCCATCAAGCATTCATTCATTCGGTAGAAAAAGCCGTCATCTAGTGGATGAGGCGAGAAGTATTGCAGCGAGAAGTATAGGTGCCCAGGAAAATGAGATTGTTTTTACTAGCGGTGGAACGGAAGCGGACAATTTAGCAATTATCGGTGCCGCTAGAGCAAATGCAACACGAGGTAAACATATCATTACAACAACTGTTGAGCATCATGCTGTTTTACACGCGTGCGAACAACTGGAACGGGAAGGCTTTACCGTTACGTATTTACCCGTCAATGATAAAGGTGTAATTTCTTTAACTGATTTAAAAAAGGCTCTTACTAACGAAACAATTTTAGTGACGATCATGTACGGAAATAATGAGGTTGGTTCGATTCAGCCTATTCATGAAATAGGAGAGCTGTTAAAAGACCATCCTGCTTATTTTCATACCGATGCTGTCCAAGCTTTCGGTTTAGTTAATATAAATGTGCAAGATCTAAAAATTGATTTTCTATCTATGTCCGGGCATAAAATAAATGGCCCTAAAGGTGTTGGCTTTTTATATGCTAGAACTGGTATAAGCTTTTTACCACAAACGTTCGGAGGCGAGCAAGAACGAAAACGTCGGGCTGGAACGGAAAATGTACCAGGCATTGTCGGTTTAGCAAAAGCAATACAGCTGTCTATGGAAGAAAGTGAAGGGAAGCAAAAGCAATTTGAAAGCTTTAAGCAAGAAATGACACGAATTTGGAATGAAGAAGAAGTTCCTTTTACTATAAATGGCAGTGAAAGTCACTCCCTACCACACGTGTTAAATGTACATTTTCCGGGAACAAATGTTGAGTCAATGTTAGTGAACTTAGACTTAGCGGGCATTTCAGTTTCCAGCGGTTCCGCATGTACGGCAGGGTCCATCGATCCTTCCCACGTATTAGTGGCAATGTTCGGTAGTGATTCAGAAAAAATAGCATCCTCCATTCGATTTAGTTTCGGTTACGGAAACGATATGGAGCAAATACAAAAAGCTGCAAGAGAAACCGCAAAAATAGTAAAAAGACTTACAACAAGAAAGTAG
- the cymR gene encoding cysteine metabolism transcriptional regulator CymR, giving the protein MKISTKGRYGLTIMIELAKNFGEGPLSLKSIAQTHDLSEHYLEQLIAPLRNAGLVKSIRGAYGGYILADEPSNITAGDIIRVLEGPISPVEVLEDEEPAKRELWIRIRDAVKDVLDSTTLEDLANHDGGDQEAYMFYI; this is encoded by the coding sequence GTGAAAATCTCAACAAAAGGAAGATACGGCTTAACGATTATGATTGAACTAGCGAAAAACTTTGGTGAAGGACCATTATCTCTAAAATCGATTGCGCAAACTCATGATTTATCGGAGCATTATTTAGAACAATTAATAGCACCATTACGAAATGCTGGTTTAGTAAAAAGTATTCGTGGTGCATACGGCGGATATATTTTAGCGGACGAGCCATCTAATATAACAGCAGGAGATATAATTCGTGTACTAGAAGGACCTATTAGTCCGGTAGAAGTATTAGAGGATGAAGAGCCTGCAAAGCGTGAACTATGGATTCGTATTCGGGATGCTGTTAAAGATGTATTAGACAGCACAACGTTAGAAGACTTAGCAAATCATGATGGCGGAGATCAAGAAGCTTATATGTTCTACATTTAA
- a CDS encoding aspartate aminotransferase family protein translates to MCWREITVVKTREDLLASDTKNVWHSMKPFQPNSTVVMKEASGAWVTDIDGKRYLDAMSGLWCVNAGYGRTELAEAAYSQLKELAYYPLTQSHIPAIKLAEKLNEWLGNEYVFFFSNSGSEANETAFKIARQYHLQKGENNRYKIVSRYRSYHGNTLGAMAATGQAQRKYKYEPLATGFLHVPPPDTYRVEEGNGELLKSVQAIDDAMTWELSETIAAMIMEPIITGGGILTPPENYLQQVKRTCEKHGALLIVDEVICGFGRTGKPFGYMNYGVRPDIITMAKGITSGYMPLAATAVKKEIYEAFKGSEEYDYFRHVNTFGGSPASCAVALKNLEIFERENLVERSAQKGKQLLSELKQRLSDHPFVGDIRGKGLLIGIELVSDKQTKTPLDVERVNKVVTRCKEKGVLIGKNGATVAGYNNVIALAPPLNLTDDDLTKIIETVSASFVNL, encoded by the coding sequence ATGTGTTGGAGGGAGATTACGGTGGTAAAAACAAGGGAAGATTTACTTGCAAGTGACACGAAAAATGTTTGGCATTCTATGAAGCCATTCCAACCAAATAGCACAGTGGTAATGAAGGAAGCGTCTGGTGCATGGGTAACAGATATTGATGGAAAAAGATATTTAGATGCAATGTCAGGCTTATGGTGCGTGAATGCGGGGTACGGCAGAACAGAGTTAGCAGAAGCAGCATACAGTCAATTAAAGGAGTTAGCCTATTATCCTTTAACGCAGAGTCACATCCCCGCGATTAAGTTAGCAGAAAAATTAAATGAATGGTTAGGGAATGAATACGTATTTTTCTTCAGTAATAGTGGTTCTGAGGCAAATGAGACGGCGTTTAAAATCGCTAGACAATATCATTTGCAAAAGGGAGAGAATAATCGATATAAAATTGTATCACGATATCGCTCCTATCACGGAAACACTCTCGGTGCGATGGCAGCCACTGGCCAAGCGCAAAGGAAATATAAATACGAACCGTTAGCAACGGGTTTTCTTCATGTCCCACCTCCAGATACATATCGAGTGGAGGAAGGAAATGGGGAGCTCTTAAAGTCTGTGCAAGCAATTGACGATGCAATGACTTGGGAGCTTAGTGAAACGATTGCAGCAATGATAATGGAACCAATCATAACGGGTGGGGGTATTTTAACTCCTCCAGAAAATTATTTACAACAAGTAAAAAGAACGTGTGAAAAGCACGGTGCACTATTAATTGTAGATGAAGTAATTTGTGGCTTTGGTCGAACAGGGAAGCCGTTCGGATATATGAACTATGGTGTAAGGCCAGATATAATTACAATGGCAAAAGGAATTACGAGTGGTTATATGCCGCTTGCTGCTACAGCTGTTAAAAAGGAAATTTATGAAGCGTTTAAAGGTTCGGAGGAATATGACTATTTTCGTCACGTTAATACGTTTGGTGGAAGTCCAGCCTCTTGCGCCGTTGCATTAAAAAATTTAGAGATTTTCGAACGAGAAAATTTAGTTGAACGTTCCGCACAAAAAGGGAAACAACTATTATCGGAGCTAAAGCAACGTCTAAGCGATCATCCTTTTGTTGGAGATATTAGAGGAAAAGGATTGCTCATTGGTATTGAGCTAGTTTCCGATAAACAAACAAAAACGCCGTTAGATGTTGAAAGAGTCAATAAAGTTGTAACTCGCTGCAAAGAAAAGGGAGTGTTAATCGGAAAAAATGGTGCCACTGTAGCAGGTTACAATAACGTAATTGCCCTAGCACCACCTCTAAACTTAACGGATGACGATTTGACCAAAATTATTGAAACAGTTTCAGCTAGTTTTGTGAATTTATAG
- the argS gene encoding arginine--tRNA ligase encodes MYKKLVAEQIYPHIQQYVTLDEVESLIEKPKYVDKGDIAFPSFTLAKHLKKAPNVIAKTLAEKLNHPLFEKIVADGPYVNFFLHKQEVSKTVLTTVLKEGKNYGKVPLSQGENITIDLSSPNIAKPFSMGHLRSTVIGNAIANISEKCGYTPIRINHLGDWGTQFGKLIVAYKKWGNEQAVKENPITELLKLYVQFHSEAEKDTSLEDEGRLWFKKLEDYDEEATHLWEWFRNESLKEFNKIYELLQIKFDSYNGEAFYNDKMEETIHLLQEKNLLESSDGAEVVSLEEYSLPPCLIKKSDGATLYATRDLTAALYRQQHYGFQKAVYVVGHEQSLHFQQIFNVLKKLGFHWANEMVHVPFGFILKDGKKMSTRKGKIVLLEEVINDAIELAAKSIEAKNPSLPEKEEVAKIVGVGAIIFHDLKNERMNNIEFSLEEMLKFEGSTGPYVQYTHARACSILRKGSSFKEAAALTGLQDEHSWNVVKLLIEFPSVIEKSFINYEPSQVAKYVIDLAREFNKYYSHVKVLTEDEQIASRLALVQAVTIVLEEGLRLLGIQAPKEM; translated from the coding sequence ATGTATAAAAAGTTAGTAGCAGAACAAATTTATCCGCACATTCAACAATACGTAACCCTTGATGAAGTGGAAAGTTTAATAGAAAAGCCAAAGTATGTAGATAAAGGCGATATTGCTTTTCCTTCGTTTACACTTGCGAAGCATTTGAAAAAAGCTCCGAACGTAATTGCGAAAACATTAGCCGAAAAATTGAACCATCCTTTATTTGAAAAAATAGTAGCTGACGGTCCATACGTTAACTTTTTTTTACATAAACAAGAGGTAAGTAAAACTGTGTTAACGACTGTATTAAAAGAAGGCAAAAATTACGGCAAAGTGCCTCTAAGTCAAGGGGAAAACATTACGATTGATTTATCATCACCTAATATTGCGAAACCATTTTCGATGGGTCATTTACGATCGACTGTTATCGGAAATGCGATTGCGAACATTTCCGAAAAATGTGGATATACACCAATTCGAATTAACCATTTAGGTGATTGGGGTACACAGTTCGGTAAACTAATTGTAGCTTATAAAAAGTGGGGAAATGAACAGGCAGTTAAAGAAAACCCGATTACAGAGTTACTAAAATTATATGTTCAATTTCATTCAGAAGCAGAAAAAGACACTTCTTTAGAAGATGAAGGACGCTTATGGTTTAAAAAGCTTGAGGACTATGATGAGGAAGCTACTCATCTTTGGGAATGGTTCCGTAATGAATCGCTAAAGGAATTCAACAAAATTTACGAGCTTCTCCAAATTAAATTTGATTCTTATAACGGTGAAGCTTTTTACAATGACAAAATGGAAGAGACAATTCATTTATTGCAAGAGAAAAATCTACTAGAAAGTTCTGATGGAGCAGAAGTAGTTTCGTTAGAAGAATATTCCCTTCCTCCGTGTTTAATTAAAAAGTCAGACGGCGCAACCCTTTATGCGACGAGAGACTTAACGGCTGCGCTTTATCGTCAACAACATTACGGCTTCCAAAAAGCTGTTTATGTTGTAGGTCATGAACAAAGTCTACATTTTCAACAAATATTTAACGTGTTAAAAAAGCTTGGGTTCCATTGGGCTAATGAAATGGTACATGTTCCGTTTGGATTTATATTAAAAGACGGTAAAAAAATGTCCACTCGTAAAGGGAAAATTGTTTTACTAGAGGAAGTTATTAACGATGCTATTGAACTTGCAGCTAAAAGCATTGAAGCCAAAAACCCTTCCCTTCCCGAAAAAGAAGAAGTCGCAAAAATAGTCGGCGTTGGAGCTATCATTTTTCATGATTTAAAAAATGAACGAATGAACAATATTGAATTTTCGTTAGAGGAAATGTTAAAGTTCGAAGGCTCAACAGGACCTTATGTTCAATATACTCATGCACGTGCTTGCTCGATATTAAGAAAAGGATCATCATTTAAAGAAGCGGCGGCTCTTACTGGCTTACAAGATGAACATAGCTGGAATGTTGTGAAACTATTAATAGAGTTCCCTTCTGTCATAGAAAAAAGTTTCATAAACTATGAACCTTCCCAAGTTGCTAAATATGTGATAGACCTTGCTCGTGAATTTAATAAATATTATAGTCATGTGAAAGTATTAACGGAAGATGAACAAATCGCAAGTCGTCTAGCACTTGTTCAAGCGGTAACAATTGTTCTAGAGGAAGGTTTACGACTACTAGGAATCCAAGCTCCGAAAGAAATGTAA
- the mnmA gene encoding tRNA 2-thiouridine(34) synthase MnmA, giving the protein MEERANSDIRVVIGMSGGVDSSVAAYLLKQQGYDVIGIFMKNWDDTDEFGVCTATEDYNDVIRVCNQIGIPYYAVNFEKQYWDKVFQYFLDEYKAGRTPNPDVMCNKEIKFKAFLEHALDLGADYLATGHYAQVEYRDGEYKMLRGLDENKDQTYFLNQLTQEQLSKVMFPIGNMEKKRVREIAHEAGLATASKKDSTGICFIGERNFKEFLSGYLPAQPGNMLTLDGEVKGKHDGLMYYTIGQRHGLGIGGSGDPWFVIGKDLEKNVLYVGQGFDNELLFSDRITATNISWVSDVKPTDDIKCTAKFRYRQQDNGVTVRKLDDDKVEVIFDEPIRAITPGQAVVFYNGDECLGGATIDEVYKNGEKLWYVG; this is encoded by the coding sequence TTGGAAGAAAGAGCAAATAGTGATATCCGAGTTGTAATAGGAATGTCAGGAGGAGTAGATTCCTCTGTAGCCGCATACCTACTTAAACAACAAGGTTATGATGTAATCGGAATTTTTATGAAAAATTGGGATGACACCGATGAGTTTGGAGTTTGTACTGCAACAGAAGATTATAATGATGTAATCCGCGTTTGTAACCAAATTGGCATTCCCTACTACGCTGTTAATTTTGAAAAACAATATTGGGATAAAGTCTTTCAATATTTCCTAGACGAATATAAAGCAGGTAGAACACCGAACCCAGATGTAATGTGTAATAAAGAAATAAAGTTCAAAGCATTTTTAGAGCATGCATTAGACCTTGGTGCGGACTATTTAGCAACAGGCCATTACGCGCAAGTAGAGTACCGTGATGGTGAATATAAAATGTTACGTGGTTTAGACGAAAACAAAGACCAAACATATTTCTTAAACCAATTAACACAAGAACAATTAAGTAAAGTTATGTTCCCAATCGGCAACATGGAAAAGAAAAGAGTGCGTGAAATTGCTCATGAAGCAGGTTTAGCTACTGCATCGAAAAAGGACAGTACAGGAATTTGCTTTATTGGAGAAAGAAACTTCAAAGAATTTTTAAGTGGCTATCTTCCAGCGCAACCTGGAAACATGTTAACGCTCGATGGTGAAGTAAAAGGGAAACATGACGGATTAATGTATTACACAATCGGTCAACGTCACGGTTTAGGAATTGGTGGTAGTGGTGACCCTTGGTTTGTAATAGGAAAAGACTTAGAAAAAAATGTCTTATATGTAGGACAAGGCTTCGATAATGAGCTGCTGTTTTCTGATCGCATTACTGCCACAAATATAAGCTGGGTTTCAGATGTTAAACCGACAGACGATATAAAATGTACGGCGAAATTCCGTTATCGTCAACAAGACAACGGTGTGACAGTAAGAAAGCTAGATGACGACAAAGTAGAAGTAATTTTTGACGAGCCAATTCGTGCGATTACTCCAGGACAAGCTGTTGTGTTTTACAATGGCGATGAGTGCCTTGGTGGAGCTACTATTGATGAAGTTTACAAAAATGGCGAAAAGCTTTGGTATGTAGGATAA
- a CDS encoding tetratricopeptide repeat protein, with product MKDNNAIGIQYLQDGKYELAIKAFTEEIENNPTNAVAYVNFGNVLNAVGEKEKAMNFYKKALQLDEKMAAAYYALGNNYFELEDWQHAKEMFEAAMKNGLQNDGDTLFMLGMTLLKFDQPKLALPYFQRAVELKPTDMEARFQYGLCLAQQGLLEEAIEQLEEVVKHDDQHADAFYNLGVAYAYTENKEKSLEMLDKAIEVQHDHILAAHAKKIILEN from the coding sequence ATGAAGGACAATAATGCAATTGGCATTCAATACTTACAAGATGGAAAATATGAATTAGCGATTAAAGCATTTACGGAAGAAATTGAAAACAATCCGACTAATGCAGTTGCTTACGTGAACTTTGGAAATGTTTTAAATGCAGTTGGCGAAAAAGAAAAAGCGATGAATTTTTACAAAAAAGCACTACAGTTAGATGAGAAAATGGCCGCTGCTTACTATGCTTTAGGCAACAACTACTTTGAGCTTGAAGATTGGCAACATGCGAAGGAAATGTTTGAAGCAGCTATGAAAAACGGTTTACAAAACGACGGAGATACGTTGTTTATGTTGGGGATGACTTTACTAAAGTTTGATCAACCAAAATTGGCACTTCCTTATTTTCAGCGAGCGGTAGAATTAAAACCAACCGATATGGAAGCACGTTTTCAATACGGATTATGCCTTGCTCAACAAGGGCTATTAGAAGAAGCAATTGAACAACTAGAAGAGGTTGTTAAGCATGACGATCAACACGCAGATGCTTTTTATAACTTAGGAGTTGCATACGCGTATACAGAAAACAAAGAAAAATCATTAGAAATGTTAGATAAAGCAATAGAAGTGCAACATGACCATATTTTGGCGGCACATGCGAAAAAAATTATTTTAGAAAACTAG
- the recD2 gene encoding SF1B family DNA helicase RecD2: protein MHQNSLDLFQENELYMKGTHLVTIFHNEDNLYSVVRIKVSETNVPYEEKEAIVTGYFPKIHEDETYTFFGALKDHPRFGLQFHVEHFRKELPQTKQGVIQYLSSDIFTGIGKKTAENIVNAIGENAISKILENPSILAEVPKLSTEKAKDVYKTLMEHQGLERVMIALSQLGFGPQLTMKIYQTYKDETLQIIQTNPYQLVEDVEGIGFSRADELGKQIGITGTDPSRIRAGCMYTLEQVSLQEGHCFVTKEQLMKSVFSLLNSSKSEKVTLDDISREILHAIEEGKIMGEDERIYLPSLYFSEKGLVKNIKRILEQTQYEEQFPESEFLKSLGRLEERLKVQYAPSQKQAIQKALLSPMMLLTGGPGTGKTTVIKGIVELYADLHGCSLDPKDYNKDDPFPILLVAPTGRASKRMSEATGLPSLTIHRLLGWNGSEGFQFDEENPVPGKLLIVDEVSMVDIWLAHQLFKSLPNDIQVILVGDEDQLPSVGPGQVLKDLLASKAIPTVALTDIYRQEDGSSIIDLAHDMKNGMIPRDISTPKVDRSFIKCQSGHILDVVKKVCANAMKKGYTARDIQVLAPMYRGNAGIDKLNETLQELFNPKSEQRREIAFGNVVYRTGDKVLQLVNQPDSNVFNGDMGEIVSIFYAKENTEKQDMVIVSFDGNEVTYTKQDLGQITHAYCCSIHKSQGSEFPIVVLPVVKSYYRMLRRNLLYTAVTRSKRFLILCGEEEALQIGVNRTDDQLRQTSLTERLKSDATHAQLEDEDDELLKEVPFAKDALIGMEGISPYDFMEK from the coding sequence ATGCACCAAAACTCCCTTGATTTGTTTCAAGAAAATGAACTTTATATGAAAGGAACACATCTCGTTACAATCTTTCATAACGAGGATAATCTGTATTCGGTTGTTAGAATAAAGGTGAGCGAGACGAATGTTCCTTATGAGGAAAAAGAAGCAATTGTAACTGGATATTTCCCAAAAATTCATGAAGATGAAACGTATACTTTTTTTGGTGCATTAAAAGATCACCCTCGTTTTGGATTACAGTTTCATGTTGAGCATTTTCGTAAAGAATTACCGCAAACAAAACAGGGGGTTATCCAATATTTATCTAGTGACATATTTACCGGCATTGGGAAAAAGACTGCAGAAAATATAGTGAATGCTATAGGTGAAAATGCAATCTCAAAAATATTGGAAAACCCTTCTATTTTAGCTGAAGTTCCTAAGTTGTCTACTGAAAAGGCGAAAGATGTGTATAAAACATTAATGGAACATCAAGGCCTAGAAAGAGTAATGATTGCCCTTTCACAGCTTGGATTTGGACCGCAACTTACAATGAAAATTTATCAAACATATAAAGATGAAACACTCCAAATTATTCAAACGAATCCATATCAATTAGTAGAGGATGTGGAAGGAATTGGTTTTAGTCGTGCGGATGAGCTAGGAAAACAAATAGGTATTACTGGCACAGATCCAAGTCGTATTAGAGCTGGTTGTATGTATACGCTTGAACAAGTTTCACTTCAAGAAGGACATTGTTTCGTAACGAAGGAACAGTTAATGAAAAGTGTTTTTTCGTTACTAAATAGTTCCAAATCAGAAAAAGTAACATTAGACGACATTTCTCGGGAAATATTGCATGCGATAGAAGAGGGGAAAATAATGGGGGAAGATGAACGTATTTATCTACCTTCGTTATATTTCTCTGAAAAAGGGTTAGTAAAAAATATTAAGCGGATATTGGAGCAAACTCAGTATGAAGAGCAATTTCCTGAATCGGAATTTTTAAAATCACTTGGTCGGTTAGAAGAAAGATTAAAAGTTCAATATGCTCCTTCGCAGAAACAAGCAATACAAAAAGCGTTATTGTCCCCAATGATGCTATTGACTGGTGGACCAGGTACCGGTAAAACAACTGTTATAAAGGGTATAGTAGAGCTATATGCTGATTTACATGGTTGCTCGCTCGACCCAAAGGATTATAATAAAGATGATCCTTTTCCGATTCTTTTAGTAGCACCAACAGGACGTGCTTCTAAACGGATGAGTGAAGCAACAGGATTACCTTCCTTAACTATTCATCGCCTTCTCGGATGGAATGGCTCCGAAGGATTTCAATTTGATGAAGAAAATCCAGTTCCCGGAAAATTATTAATCGTTGATGAAGTATCGATGGTAGATATTTGGCTTGCTCATCAGCTTTTTAAATCTTTACCGAACGATATTCAAGTTATCTTAGTTGGTGACGAAGATCAGTTACCTTCAGTTGGTCCCGGACAAGTTTTAAAAGATTTGTTAGCTTCAAAGGCAATTCCAACTGTTGCGTTAACTGACATATATCGTCAAGAAGATGGATCTTCCATTATTGACCTTGCACATGATATGAAAAACGGGATGATCCCACGAGATATCTCGACACCTAAAGTAGACCGTTCTTTTATAAAGTGTCAATCTGGACATATATTAGATGTTGTCAAGAAAGTGTGTGCCAACGCGATGAAAAAAGGATATACGGCACGTGATATTCAAGTGTTAGCACCGATGTACCGAGGTAACGCTGGAATCGATAAATTAAACGAGACTCTTCAAGAATTGTTTAATCCGAAGTCAGAGCAACGACGTGAAATAGCGTTTGGTAATGTAGTTTATCGGACAGGTGATAAAGTATTACAACTAGTTAATCAACCAGATAGTAATGTTTTTAATGGCGATATGGGAGAGATTGTTTCCATTTTTTATGCTAAAGAAAACACCGAAAAACAAGATATGGTGATCGTTTCTTTTGACGGAAACGAAGTAACGTATACGAAACAAGACTTGGGACAGATAACTCATGCATATTGTTGCTCTATTCATAAATCACAAGGAAGCGAATTTCCTATTGTCGTCCTCCCTGTTGTAAAGAGTTATTACCGAATGCTTCGTCGTAATTTACTTTACACTGCTGTGACACGTAGTAAACGATTTTTAATTCTTTGTGGAGAAGAAGAAGCGTTGCAAATTGGAGTGAATCGAACAGACGATCAACTTCGCCAAACTTCCTTAACGGAAAGACTAAAGAGTGATGCAACACATGCTCAATTAGAGGATGAAGATGATGAACTATTAAAAGAAGTGCCATTTGCAAAAGATGCATTAATTGGGATGGAAGGTATATCTCCATACGATTTCATGGAAAAATAA
- a CDS encoding PRC-barrel domain-containing protein has protein sequence MRTFSRTIGMHAFDSETAVTVGRVVDFCIEEPGQIKGLLISGKGLWKRNKFLPFEHISSFGDTGVMICGNNLMSVQKEARGQVFFDHFHGVKGKMFLSEEGDKLGLLDDVYFDEKQGTIVGYEVTDGFFADITEGKKIIHYPSDLIIGKDAVVVTVTS, from the coding sequence TTGCGAACATTTTCTAGAACAATTGGGATGCACGCGTTTGATTCAGAAACAGCTGTAACAGTAGGTCGAGTCGTTGACTTTTGCATCGAAGAACCTGGACAAATTAAAGGACTACTAATAAGTGGAAAAGGTTTATGGAAGCGAAATAAATTTCTTCCGTTCGAACACATTTCTTCATTTGGAGATACAGGGGTTATGATATGTGGCAACAACCTCATGTCGGTACAGAAAGAAGCAAGAGGCCAAGTTTTTTTCGACCATTTCCATGGTGTTAAAGGGAAAATGTTCCTTTCTGAAGAAGGCGATAAGCTTGGTTTATTAGATGACGTATATTTTGATGAAAAGCAGGGCACAATCGTAGGGTATGAAGTAACGGACGGTTTTTTTGCAGATATAACAGAAGGTAAGAAAATAATTCATTATCCTTCAGACCTCATAATTGGAAAAGATGCCGTCGTTGTTACCGTAACATCATAA
- a CDS encoding replication-associated recombination protein A — protein sequence MNNKPLAFRMRPRSIEEIVGQEHLVQEGKIINRMVKAKHLSSMILYGPPGIGKTSIATAIAGSTNYKYRTLNAVVHNKKDMEIVVEEAKMSGKVILILDEVHRLDKGKQDFLLPHLESGLLTMIGATTSNPYHAINPAIRSRCQIFELKPLEPEQILTVLHYALQDKERGLGNYNVKVTDEAMNHFAFSCGGDVRSALNGLELAVLSTEPDEDGVIHLTLESAEECLQKKSFYHDKDGDGHYDVLSAFQKSIRGSDVNAALHYLARLIEAGDLVSIARRLLIIAYEDISLASPQAGARTLSAIEAAERVGFPEARIPLANAVVELCLSPKSNSAYKALDAALADVRSGNVGDIPLHLKDAHYKGAKDLGRGIDYLYPHDYDAGWVNQQYLPDKLKSKEYFVPKQNGQEKNYYAVYHKLKELKNKKY from the coding sequence ATGAATAATAAACCGTTAGCGTTTCGCATGCGACCTCGATCTATCGAGGAGATTGTTGGACAAGAGCATCTCGTACAAGAAGGGAAAATTATTAATAGAATGGTAAAAGCTAAGCACTTATCTTCTATGATTCTATATGGACCACCTGGAATTGGGAAAACCTCCATCGCAACGGCCATTGCTGGGAGTACAAATTATAAGTACCGTACGTTAAATGCCGTTGTACATAACAAAAAAGATATGGAAATTGTCGTAGAAGAAGCAAAAATGTCTGGTAAAGTCATTTTAATATTAGATGAGGTTCACAGACTGGACAAAGGAAAACAAGACTTTTTACTACCTCATTTAGAGAGTGGATTACTTACGATGATTGGAGCAACGACTAGTAATCCGTACCATGCGATAAACCCTGCCATACGAAGCAGATGTCAAATTTTCGAACTAAAACCACTTGAACCAGAACAAATACTAACTGTCCTACACTATGCTCTCCAAGATAAGGAACGAGGGTTAGGAAACTATAATGTAAAAGTAACAGACGAAGCAATGAATCATTTTGCATTCTCTTGCGGTGGTGATGTTCGCTCTGCTTTAAATGGTTTAGAACTAGCCGTCTTATCTACAGAACCTGACGAAGACGGAGTTATCCATTTAACGCTCGAAAGTGCAGAAGAATGTTTACAAAAGAAAAGTTTCTACCATGATAAAGATGGTGACGGACATTACGATGTATTATCTGCCTTCCAAAAGTCGATACGAGGTAGTGATGTGAACGCTGCTCTTCACTATTTAGCTCGATTAATTGAAGCAGGAGATCTTGTTAGTATTGCTAGAAGGTTACTTATTATCGCTTATGAAGATATTAGTTTAGCGAGTCCTCAAGCAGGAGCCCGGACGCTTTCCGCAATAGAGGCAGCAGAAAGAGTCGGTTTCCCCGAAGCAAGAATTCCTTTAGCTAATGCGGTTGTAGAGTTATGCCTCTCTCCTAAATCTAATTCTGCTTATAAAGCGTTAGATGCAGCACTTGCCGATGTTCGAAGTGGTAACGTTGGCGATATACCACTACATTTAAAAGATGCTCACTATAAAGGGGCTAAAGATCTAGGTAGAGGAATTGATTATTTATATCCTCACGATTACGATGCTGGTTGGGTCAATCAACAATATTTACCCGATAAATTAAAAAGTAAAGAATATTTCGTGCCGAAGCAAAATGGGCAAGAGAAAAATTATTATGCGGTTTATCATAAATTGAAAGAATTAAAAAATAAAAAGTATTGA
- a CDS encoding YrzQ family protein, translated as MNRAMTSLLLIGLGAAATQLGKNEQVKGFVGDMTSTRNMKRMRKQMKRVFS; from the coding sequence ATGAACAGAGCTATGACTTCATTGTTACTAATTGGGTTAGGTGCAGCTGCAACTCAACTTGGGAAAAATGAGCAAGTTAAAGGATTTGTTGGAGATATGACTTCAACTCGTAATATGAAAAGAATGAGGAAGCAAATGAAACGTGTGTTTTCTTAA